From Pan paniscus chromosome 6, NHGRI_mPanPan1-v2.0_pri, whole genome shotgun sequence, one genomic window encodes:
- the LRRD1 gene encoding leucine-rich repeat and death domain-containing protein 1 isoform X2, translating to MSEKEGMSEELEDTISQFRKESRSRSMKEPGFIKETSNLINEASDYLEGKSSNQIYETHPRQNTLESTSSSGRKSKRNEEQKKNLQFSETSTRTGTSQSLSSLTGRTAEYQALVNFLPHETVGEVSPQVSEENQKQLGLGEDNFTVNLEAKGLQEFPKDILKIKYVKYLYLDKNQIKTFQGADSGDLLGLEILSLQENGLSSLPSEIQLLHNLRILNVSHNHISHIPKEISQLGNIRQLFFYNNYIENFPTDLECLGNLEILSLGKNKLRHIPDTLPSLKNLRVLNLEYNQLTIFPKALCFLPKLISLDLTGNLISSLPKEIRELKNLETLLMDHNKLTFLAVEIFQLLKIKELQLADNKLEVISHKIENFRELRILILDKNLLKNIPEKISCCAMLECLSLSDNKLTELPKYIHKLNNLRKLHVNRNNMVKITDSISHLNNICSLEFSGNIITDVPIEIKNCQKIIKIELSYNNIMYFPLGLCALDSLYYLSVNGNYISEIPVDISFSKQLLHLELSENKLLIFSEHFCSLINLKYLDLGKNQIKKIPASISNMISLHVLILCCNKFETFPRELCTLENLQVLDLSENQLQKISSDICNLKGIQKLNLSSNQFIHFPIELCQLQSLEQLNISQIKGRKLTRLPGELSNMTQLKELDISNNAIREIPRNIGELRNLVSLHAYNNQISYLPPSLLSLNDLQQLNLSGNNLTALPSAIYNLFSLKEINFDDNPLLRPPMEICKGKQLYTIARYLQRADERDALFH from the exons ATGTCTGAAAAGGAGGGTATGTCAGAAGAGCTAGAGGATACTATTAGTCAATTTAGGAAAGAATCTAGATCACGGTCAATGAAGGAGCCTGGCTTTATTAAAGAAACATCAAATTTGATAAACGAAGCTTCTGATTACCTGGAAGGGAAATCTTCTAACCAGATTTATGAAACACATCCTAGACAGAATACATTAGAGTCAACATCTTCCTCTGGAAGGAAGTCTAAGAGaaatgaagaacaaaagaaaaatcttcaaTTTTCTGAAACAAGCACTAGAACAGGAACTTCACAGAGTTTATCATCACTAACTGGGAGGACTGCAGAATATCAGGCTTTGGTTAACTTCCTACCTCATGAAACAGTAGGAGAAGTTAGTCCACAAGTCTCTGAAGAAAATCAGAAACAACTTGGCTTAGGGGAAGATAACTTTACAGTTAACCTTGAGGCCAAGGGTTTACAGGAATTTCctaaggacattttaaaaatcaaatatgtaaaatatctataTTTAGACAAGAATCAAATCAAAACTTTTCAAGGGGCAGACTCAGGTGATCTGTTAGGACTTGAAATTCTATCCCTGCAAGAAAATGGATTATCATCACTTCCATCTGAAATTCAGTTACTTCATAATTTAAGGATATTAAATGTCAGTCATAACCACATATCACATATACCTAAAGAAATATCTCAGCTTGGGAATATCAGACAACTCTTTTTTTATAACAATTACATTGAAAATTTTCCTACTGACTTAGAATGTCTTGGAAACTTGGAAATTTTAAGTTTGGGTAAAAATAAGTTAAGACATATACCAGATACTCTGCCTAGTTTAAAAAACTTGAGGGTTCTCAATTTGGAATATAATCAGTTAACAATATTTCCTAAAGCTCTCTGCTTCCTTCCAAAGTTAATTTCACTAGACCTTACTGGAAACCTAATAAGCAGTTTGCCAAAAGAAATTAGGGAgcttaaaaatttagaaacactTTTAATGGATCACAATAAGCTTACCTTTCTGGCTGTAGAAATTTTTCAGTTACTCAAAATAAAAGAACTCCAACTGGCCGACAATAAATTGGAAGTTATTTCACACAAAATTGAGAATTTCAGGGAACTTAGGATTCTTATACttgataaaaatttattgaaaaatataccAGAGAAAATATCTTGCTGTGCAATGTTGGAATGCCTTAGTCTTAGTGATAATAAATTAACAGAACTTCCTAAGTACATCCATAAGCTTAACAATTTAAGAAAACTCCATGTAAACAGAAATAATATGGTAAAAATAACTGACAGTATCTCACATCTTAATAACATATGCAGTCTAGAATTTTCAGGAAACATAATCACAGATGTTcccattgaaataaaaaactgccaaaaaataattaaaattgaattGAGTTATAACAACATAATGTATTTTCCATTGGGACTGTGTGCTTTAGATTCTCTTTATTATTTGAGTGTTAATGGaaattatatttcagaaatacCTGTGGATATATCTTTCAGTAAACAACTGCTTCATTTAGAATTGAGTGAAAACAAACTCCTCATATTTTCTGAGCACTTTTGTTCTCTTATTAATCTTAAATACCTGGATCTTGGTAAAaaccaaataaagaaaattccaGCATCAATTTCTAATATGATATCACTCCACGTACTTATTTTATGCTGTAATAAATTTGAAACTTTCCCTAGAGAATTGTGTACTTTAGAAAATTTGCAAGTACTTGATCTTTCAGAAAACCAATTACAGAAAATCTCTTCAGACATCTGTAATTTAAAAGGAATCCAGAAATTAAACCTCTCAAGCAATCAATTTATACATTTTCCTATTGAACTGTGCCAACTTCAATCACTGGAACAGCTGAATATAAGTCAGATAAAAGGGAGAAAG CTAACAAGACTTCCAGGAGAGCTATCTAATATGACTCAACTTAAAGAACTTGATATCTCAAATAATGCAATCAGAGAGATTCCAAGAAATATAGGAGAATTGAGAAATTTGGTTAGTTTACATGCATACAATAATCAAATAAGTTATCTTCCACCATCTTTGCTATCTTTAAATGATCTGCAGCAACTAAACCTGAGTG